One window from the genome of Cyclobacterium amurskyense encodes:
- a CDS encoding ThuA domain-containing protein translates to MSQKLPTPPFKFLLVLIVLIPISISVFAQKNKVLIVSDTWPEMDVLANGLKENGYIVSKANEEELESDLSGFDFVFMYVHVTHAPRTTQVLIDYTINGGSLVVLHHGISSSKMKNPEWLDFLGIQLYPRDHQEYPWKVLANLTYSMVNLNPGHFITSNGIEYEKITPFKSEYETIYEGEYSAFQLVNTELFLNQRFTDDQRTILYGFRTEDGSRVQPTSGWYCPKGKGMVFYYQAGHEELDYQNPNFLQVILNTLEWDPS, encoded by the coding sequence ATGAGCCAAAAATTACCTACACCACCCTTTAAATTTTTGTTGGTACTAATCGTACTGATACCTATTTCAATTTCAGTTTTTGCACAAAAGAACAAGGTTTTAATAGTGTCTGACACCTGGCCTGAAATGGACGTCCTTGCAAATGGCTTGAAGGAAAATGGGTACATCGTTAGCAAAGCAAATGAAGAAGAGCTTGAATCCGATTTATCCGGTTTTGACTTTGTTTTTATGTATGTTCATGTAACCCATGCACCCAGAACGACACAGGTATTGATTGATTATACCATAAACGGAGGTTCATTGGTTGTCCTGCACCATGGAATTTCCTCTTCCAAAATGAAAAATCCCGAATGGCTTGACTTTTTAGGTATACAATTGTACCCAAGGGATCACCAGGAATACCCATGGAAGGTATTGGCTAATTTGACCTATTCAATGGTGAATTTGAATCCCGGCCATTTTATCACTAGTAATGGGATCGAATATGAAAAAATTACCCCATTTAAATCTGAATACGAAACCATTTACGAGGGTGAATATAGTGCTTTCCAACTCGTCAATACGGAGTTGTTTTTGAACCAACGTTTTACCGATGACCAAAGAACAATTCTCTATGGTTTTAGGACGGAAGATGGATCAAGAGTTCAACCCACTTCAGGCTGGTATTGTCCAAAAGGCAAAGGGATGGTGTTTTATTATCAGGCAGGCCATGAGGAATTAGATTATCAAAACCCGAATTTCCTGCAGGTTATATTGAATACGCTGGAATGGGATCCGAGTTAA